A region from the Biomphalaria glabrata chromosome 14, xgBioGlab47.1, whole genome shotgun sequence genome encodes:
- the LOC106060594 gene encoding uncharacterized protein LOC106060594 isoform X1: protein MDYTIFMISLLSAVTSTGAIDLHSFTCSSAKEGGQGYVTLKWYDVTTVKVKKDGRDVLICMSNQKHCELFQPFGPNVRLSQSKDKDKDGLITLVIQIHRATRKGANPTSGVWTLAQVGSHNKQLDANCIVYEIADTVDCQYQFLNDKMNVNCNTSGTIPEALCHFKLDTMNTERLKVKVHHEITSRYCSAVIDLPTARTRELILEVGVYPNLTGTAGDRLFGRNASYVFNLEKTSISCSPTVEGGTSHIDINLDSKIPVDIYKEDTLVFRCHKSDQCEPNNSISLLPTNNITRGKTNIHITIFNASRLGRLPISGTWKLKYFGRMKGDQTSCLIFEKPRSVQCYQENKNYGVNLICHLSYVYPLFKCQFTTLNKHNLKTHFGDITYSHVLTSSDPIYHNMSCSVNISWVDLTSDRVQVSVSMYANVSGLNSDTEEGSVKLHMYIDVPSLHLKDCPARVERGATVHCICSSNLKDDIVSWFEERNQQLLAETLLNYTAVYSMAFRCQLSASKRSSGIHQIFNPIIAYPPTVRKVSEANPNETNSGTGWIIECDIEGIEGQNVELVRRDAAITWASDDFSKQWRLNNEHCQESKYFECVMSATDHNRNASLAVQYTCNSHQDSRMRLIFVYVGIGAMVAISFAVIAVAVYCKTKRKKARKASYSYQGGVRFENSFYTGFEIPTETGRNSVLFEHL from the exons ACTCTTTCACGTGTTCGTCGGCTAAGGAAGGGGGCCAAGGTTACGTCACCCTGAAATGGTATGACGTCACGACagtgaaagtaaaaaaagatgGCCGAGACGTCCTCATCTGTATGTCCAATCAAAAGCACTGTGAATTATTTCAACCTTTTGGACCAAATGTACGTTTATCACAATCGAAAGACAAAGACAAAGATGGATTAATAACATTAGTTATCCAGATCCACAGAGCAACTAGAAAAGGGGCTAACCCAACGTCTGGAGTTTGGACCCTGGCACAAGTTGGAAGTCATAATAAACAGTTAGACGCCAACTGTATTGTGTATG AGATTGCTGACACCGTCGATTGCCAATATCAATTTCTTAATGACAAGATGAATGTCAACTGCAACACAAGCGGGACTATCCCAGAAGCTTTATGTCATTTTAAGCTAGATACCATG AATACTGAACGTTTGAAGGTCAAGGTTCACCATGAAATAACGTCACGTTATTGTTCTGCTGTCATTGACCTGCCTACAGCTCGTACCAGAGAACTGATACTAGAAGTTGGCGTCTATCCAAACTTAACGGGCACAGCTGGCGACAGACTATTCGGGAGAAACGCATCTTACGTATTTAATTTAG AGAAGACGTCAATATCATGTAGCCCCACCGTTGAAGGCGGCACTAGTCATATAGACATAAATTTGGACAGCAAAATCCCGGTTGACATCTACAAAGAGGACACCCTTGTATTTCGTTGTCACAAGTCTGATCAATGCGAGCCAAATAATTCCATTTCTTTACTTCCAACTAACAATATAACTCGTGGGAAAACAAATATCCATATTACTATATTTAACGCATCAAGACTTGGACGCTTACCCATTTCTGGAACTTGGAAGCTAAAATATTTTGGAAGAATGAAAGGCGATCAGACCAGCTGCTTAATCTTCG aaaaaccCAGATCTGTTCAGTGTTACCAAGAAAATAAGAATTACGGTGTCAATCTAATTTGTCACCTATCCTATGTTTATCCGCTGTTCAAATGTCAATTTACGACGCTCAACAAACAC AACTTGAAAACACACTTTGGGGACATAACTTACAGTCACGTGTTGACCTCAAGTGACCCTATTTACCACAACATGTCGTGTAGCGTAAACATATCCTGGGTCGATCTGACCTCTGACCGTGTGCAGGTCAGCGTGTCGATGTACGCTAACGTCTCGGGATTAAACTCTGACACAGAGGAGGGATCGGTGAAACTACACATGTATATAG ATGTCCCAAGTCTGCATCTGAAAGACTGTCCAGCAAGAGTGGAGAGAGGCGCGACTGTACACTGTATCTGCAGCAGCAACCTTAAAGACGACATTGTCTCTTGGTTTGAAGAAAGAAACCAGCAACTCCTCGCTGAGACTCTATTGAACTACACTGCTGTCTATTCTATGG CATTTCGTTGTCAGCTGTCCGCGTCAAAACGTTCTTCTGGAATCCATCAAATATTCAACCCAATCATAGCAT atCCACCAACAGTTAGAAAGGTCTCCGAGGCAAACCCAAATGAAACTAATTCCGGCACTGGGTGGATTATAGAGTGTGACATTGAAGGGATTGAAGGTCAGAACGTGGAACTAGTCCGACGAGATGCAGCCATTACCTGGGCAAGCGACGACTTCTCCAAGCAATGGAGACTCAACAATGAACATTGCCAGGAATCAAAGTACTTTGAGTGCGTAATGTCAGCAACGGATCACAATAGAAACGCCTCTCTGGCAGTACAGTACACAT GTAACTCTCATCAAGACTCAAGAATGCGGCTGATAT TTGTATACGTTGGTATTGGAGCAATGGTGGCGATATCTTTTGCTGTAATAGCTGTGGCAGTCTATTGCAAGACCAAACGAA AGAAGGCCAGAAAAGCCAGCTACAGCTACCAGGGAGGAGTTCGCTTTGAGAACTCATTCTATACCGGCTTTGAAATTCCAACAGAAACTGGTCGCAACTCTGTTCTTTTTGAGCACCTCTGA
- the LOC106060594 gene encoding uncharacterized protein LOC106060594 isoform X2, with protein MDYTIFMISLLSAVTSTGAIDLHSFTCSSAKEGGQGYVTLKWYDVTTVKVKKDGRDVLICMSNQKHCELFQPFGPNVRLSQSKDKDKDGLITLVIQIHRATRKGANPTSGVWTLAQVGSHNKQLDANCIVYEKTSISCSPTVEGGTSHIDINLDSKIPVDIYKEDTLVFRCHKSDQCEPNNSISLLPTNNITRGKTNIHITIFNASRLGRLPISGTWKLKYFGRMKGDQTSCLIFEKPRSVQCYQENKNYGVNLICHLSYVYPLFKCQFTTLNKHNLKTHFGDITYSHVLTSSDPIYHNMSCSVNISWVDLTSDRVQVSVSMYANVSGLNSDTEEGSVKLHMYIDVPSLHLKDCPARVERGATVHCICSSNLKDDIVSWFEERNQQLLAETLLNYTAVYSMAFRCQLSASKRSSGIHQIFNPIIAYPPTVRKVSEANPNETNSGTGWIIECDIEGIEGQNVELVRRDAAITWASDDFSKQWRLNNEHCQESKYFECVMSATDHNRNASLAVQYTCNSHQDSRMRLIFVYVGIGAMVAISFAVIAVAVYCKTKRKKARKASYSYQGGVRFENSFYTGFEIPTETGRNSVLFEHL; from the exons ACTCTTTCACGTGTTCGTCGGCTAAGGAAGGGGGCCAAGGTTACGTCACCCTGAAATGGTATGACGTCACGACagtgaaagtaaaaaaagatgGCCGAGACGTCCTCATCTGTATGTCCAATCAAAAGCACTGTGAATTATTTCAACCTTTTGGACCAAATGTACGTTTATCACAATCGAAAGACAAAGACAAAGATGGATTAATAACATTAGTTATCCAGATCCACAGAGCAACTAGAAAAGGGGCTAACCCAACGTCTGGAGTTTGGACCCTGGCACAAGTTGGAAGTCATAATAAACAGTTAGACGCCAACTGTATTGTGTATG AGAAGACGTCAATATCATGTAGCCCCACCGTTGAAGGCGGCACTAGTCATATAGACATAAATTTGGACAGCAAAATCCCGGTTGACATCTACAAAGAGGACACCCTTGTATTTCGTTGTCACAAGTCTGATCAATGCGAGCCAAATAATTCCATTTCTTTACTTCCAACTAACAATATAACTCGTGGGAAAACAAATATCCATATTACTATATTTAACGCATCAAGACTTGGACGCTTACCCATTTCTGGAACTTGGAAGCTAAAATATTTTGGAAGAATGAAAGGCGATCAGACCAGCTGCTTAATCTTCG aaaaaccCAGATCTGTTCAGTGTTACCAAGAAAATAAGAATTACGGTGTCAATCTAATTTGTCACCTATCCTATGTTTATCCGCTGTTCAAATGTCAATTTACGACGCTCAACAAACAC AACTTGAAAACACACTTTGGGGACATAACTTACAGTCACGTGTTGACCTCAAGTGACCCTATTTACCACAACATGTCGTGTAGCGTAAACATATCCTGGGTCGATCTGACCTCTGACCGTGTGCAGGTCAGCGTGTCGATGTACGCTAACGTCTCGGGATTAAACTCTGACACAGAGGAGGGATCGGTGAAACTACACATGTATATAG ATGTCCCAAGTCTGCATCTGAAAGACTGTCCAGCAAGAGTGGAGAGAGGCGCGACTGTACACTGTATCTGCAGCAGCAACCTTAAAGACGACATTGTCTCTTGGTTTGAAGAAAGAAACCAGCAACTCCTCGCTGAGACTCTATTGAACTACACTGCTGTCTATTCTATGG CATTTCGTTGTCAGCTGTCCGCGTCAAAACGTTCTTCTGGAATCCATCAAATATTCAACCCAATCATAGCAT atCCACCAACAGTTAGAAAGGTCTCCGAGGCAAACCCAAATGAAACTAATTCCGGCACTGGGTGGATTATAGAGTGTGACATTGAAGGGATTGAAGGTCAGAACGTGGAACTAGTCCGACGAGATGCAGCCATTACCTGGGCAAGCGACGACTTCTCCAAGCAATGGAGACTCAACAATGAACATTGCCAGGAATCAAAGTACTTTGAGTGCGTAATGTCAGCAACGGATCACAATAGAAACGCCTCTCTGGCAGTACAGTACACAT GTAACTCTCATCAAGACTCAAGAATGCGGCTGATAT TTGTATACGTTGGTATTGGAGCAATGGTGGCGATATCTTTTGCTGTAATAGCTGTGGCAGTCTATTGCAAGACCAAACGAA AGAAGGCCAGAAAAGCCAGCTACAGCTACCAGGGAGGAGTTCGCTTTGAGAACTCATTCTATACCGGCTTTGAAATTCCAACAGAAACTGGTCGCAACTCTGTTCTTTTTGAGCACCTCTGA
- the LOC106060594 gene encoding uncharacterized protein LOC106060594 isoform X3 produces MDYTIFMISLLSAVTSTGAIDLHSFTCSSAKEGGQGYVTLKWYDVTTVKVKKDGRDVLICMSNQKHCELFQPFGPNVRLSQSKDKDKDGLITLVIQIHRATRKGANPTSGVWTLAQVGSHNKQLDANCIVYEKPRSVQCYQENKNYGVNLICHLSYVYPLFKCQFTTLNKHNLKTHFGDITYSHVLTSSDPIYHNMSCSVNISWVDLTSDRVQVSVSMYANVSGLNSDTEEGSVKLHMYIDVPSLHLKDCPARVERGATVHCICSSNLKDDIVSWFEERNQQLLAETLLNYTAVYSMAFRCQLSASKRSSGIHQIFNPIIAYPPTVRKVSEANPNETNSGTGWIIECDIEGIEGQNVELVRRDAAITWASDDFSKQWRLNNEHCQESKYFECVMSATDHNRNASLAVQYTCNSHQDSRMRLIFVYVGIGAMVAISFAVIAVAVYCKTKRKKARKASYSYQGGVRFENSFYTGFEIPTETGRNSVLFEHL; encoded by the exons ACTCTTTCACGTGTTCGTCGGCTAAGGAAGGGGGCCAAGGTTACGTCACCCTGAAATGGTATGACGTCACGACagtgaaagtaaaaaaagatgGCCGAGACGTCCTCATCTGTATGTCCAATCAAAAGCACTGTGAATTATTTCAACCTTTTGGACCAAATGTACGTTTATCACAATCGAAAGACAAAGACAAAGATGGATTAATAACATTAGTTATCCAGATCCACAGAGCAACTAGAAAAGGGGCTAACCCAACGTCTGGAGTTTGGACCCTGGCACAAGTTGGAAGTCATAATAAACAGTTAGACGCCAACTGTATTGTGTATG aaaaaccCAGATCTGTTCAGTGTTACCAAGAAAATAAGAATTACGGTGTCAATCTAATTTGTCACCTATCCTATGTTTATCCGCTGTTCAAATGTCAATTTACGACGCTCAACAAACAC AACTTGAAAACACACTTTGGGGACATAACTTACAGTCACGTGTTGACCTCAAGTGACCCTATTTACCACAACATGTCGTGTAGCGTAAACATATCCTGGGTCGATCTGACCTCTGACCGTGTGCAGGTCAGCGTGTCGATGTACGCTAACGTCTCGGGATTAAACTCTGACACAGAGGAGGGATCGGTGAAACTACACATGTATATAG ATGTCCCAAGTCTGCATCTGAAAGACTGTCCAGCAAGAGTGGAGAGAGGCGCGACTGTACACTGTATCTGCAGCAGCAACCTTAAAGACGACATTGTCTCTTGGTTTGAAGAAAGAAACCAGCAACTCCTCGCTGAGACTCTATTGAACTACACTGCTGTCTATTCTATGG CATTTCGTTGTCAGCTGTCCGCGTCAAAACGTTCTTCTGGAATCCATCAAATATTCAACCCAATCATAGCAT atCCACCAACAGTTAGAAAGGTCTCCGAGGCAAACCCAAATGAAACTAATTCCGGCACTGGGTGGATTATAGAGTGTGACATTGAAGGGATTGAAGGTCAGAACGTGGAACTAGTCCGACGAGATGCAGCCATTACCTGGGCAAGCGACGACTTCTCCAAGCAATGGAGACTCAACAATGAACATTGCCAGGAATCAAAGTACTTTGAGTGCGTAATGTCAGCAACGGATCACAATAGAAACGCCTCTCTGGCAGTACAGTACACAT GTAACTCTCATCAAGACTCAAGAATGCGGCTGATAT TTGTATACGTTGGTATTGGAGCAATGGTGGCGATATCTTTTGCTGTAATAGCTGTGGCAGTCTATTGCAAGACCAAACGAA AGAAGGCCAGAAAAGCCAGCTACAGCTACCAGGGAGGAGTTCGCTTTGAGAACTCATTCTATACCGGCTTTGAAATTCCAACAGAAACTGGTCGCAACTCTGTTCTTTTTGAGCACCTCTGA